From the genome of Hyalangium ruber, one region includes:
- the lptE gene encoding LPS assembly lipoprotein LptE, with product MARLSAVAWGVLVTTVGCGYRFVPRDGTLPEGVRAVCAPIFRNDTPEPGLETLFTGTLRQELVRAGTLGEGKACDARLEGVVTGVGSSPTIVTEPILNEQGVVVVGPQLASYRAAASVNLKLLKDGRVLAETNVSGTEDYLPGSGDVLQAEANRQAALRRLSETLMREGYERLARNW from the coding sequence ATGGCTCGGCTCAGCGCGGTGGCGTGGGGAGTGCTCGTGACGACGGTGGGGTGTGGCTACCGCTTCGTGCCCCGGGACGGGACGCTGCCCGAAGGCGTCCGCGCGGTGTGCGCCCCCATCTTCCGCAATGACACGCCCGAGCCCGGCCTGGAGACGCTCTTCACGGGGACGCTGCGCCAGGAGCTGGTGCGCGCCGGGACGCTGGGGGAGGGCAAGGCGTGCGACGCGCGCCTCGAGGGCGTGGTGACGGGCGTGGGCAGCTCTCCGACCATCGTCACCGAGCCCATCCTCAACGAGCAGGGCGTCGTGGTGGTCGGCCCGCAGCTCGCCAGCTACCGGGCGGCCGCGTCGGTGAACCTGAAGCTGCTCAAGGACGGACGGGTACTGGCGGAGACGAATGTCTCCGGCACAGAGGACTATCTGCCGGGGAGCGGCGACGTCCTGCAAGCCGAGGCCAACCGCCAGGCCGCGCTCCGGCGTCTCTCGGAGACGCTGATGCGCGAGGGCTACGAGCGGCTGGCTCGGAACTGGTGA
- the rpsT gene encoding 30S ribosomal protein S20, translated as MANTKSAEKRNRQAQKRRARNTTVRTTVKVAVKKAREALTTKDAGKTTDAVKEATRTLAKAASKGVIHPRNAARRIARLAKAANAGKAK; from the coding sequence TTGGCGAACACCAAGTCTGCAGAGAAGCGCAACCGTCAGGCCCAGAAGCGCCGCGCCCGCAACACCACCGTGCGCACCACCGTGAAGGTCGCCGTGAAGAAGGCGCGCGAGGCCCTCACCACCAAGGACGCGGGCAAGACCACGGACGCCGTCAAGGAAGCCACCCGCACGCTGGCCAAGGCCGCCTCCAAGGGCGTCATCCACCCGCGCAACGCCGCGCGCCGCATCGCCCGCCTCGCCAAGGCCGCCAACGCGGGCAAGGCGAAGTAG
- the mazG gene encoding nucleoside triphosphate pyrophosphohydrolase: protein MSTTGAELERLVGIMARLRAEGGCPWDREQDLRSLRPYLVEETFEVLDEMDRVAYGGPWRALCEELGDLLFQIVFHAQLAAEKGEFSMAEVCRAISDKIESRHPHVFGEKKLKDSEEVLYNWAKLKAEEKKRKTGREGSVLDGVPTAAPALLRAERLTEKASRIGFDWPDTAGVRAKLEEELRELDEAVASGDRDAIEHELGDVLFSLANLGRFLHAPPEDALRMAIRRFTTRFQHIESALKAEGVALGEATLDHMERHWQTAKAAEKALPPPASLPRAPLVALRFTVPDLAAQRAFWDAVAPLIGWHSERGAPNEAHYGDGALRLSFVPGQAPPPSGAVITLGAPSARSVERLRALLEASHPGAVQGIEPQRIRFQDASGLLWEYTA, encoded by the coding sequence ATGAGCACCACCGGGGCGGAGCTGGAACGGCTGGTTGGGATCATGGCGCGGCTGCGCGCCGAGGGCGGCTGCCCGTGGGACCGGGAGCAGGACCTGCGCTCGCTCCGTCCCTACCTCGTCGAGGAGACGTTCGAGGTGCTCGACGAGATGGATCGGGTGGCCTACGGCGGCCCGTGGCGCGCCCTGTGCGAGGAGCTGGGGGATCTGCTCTTCCAGATCGTCTTCCACGCCCAGCTGGCCGCCGAGAAGGGCGAGTTCTCGATGGCGGAGGTGTGCCGCGCCATCAGCGACAAGATCGAGAGCCGCCACCCCCATGTCTTCGGCGAGAAGAAGCTGAAGGACTCCGAGGAGGTGCTCTACAACTGGGCCAAGCTCAAGGCCGAGGAGAAGAAGCGCAAGACGGGCCGCGAGGGCTCGGTGCTCGATGGGGTGCCCACCGCCGCGCCCGCCCTGCTCCGGGCCGAGCGCCTCACCGAGAAGGCCAGCCGCATCGGCTTCGACTGGCCGGACACCGCCGGCGTGCGCGCCAAGCTCGAGGAGGAGCTACGGGAGCTGGACGAGGCCGTCGCCTCTGGGGACCGGGACGCCATCGAGCACGAGCTGGGCGATGTCCTCTTCTCCCTGGCCAACCTCGGGCGCTTCCTGCACGCGCCCCCCGAGGACGCGCTGCGCATGGCCATCCGCCGCTTCACCACCCGCTTCCAGCACATCGAGTCCGCGCTCAAGGCCGAGGGTGTGGCCCTGGGAGAGGCTACCTTGGACCACATGGAGCGACACTGGCAGACGGCCAAGGCGGCGGAGAAGGCCCTCCCGCCCCCAGCCTCCCTGCCCCGGGCGCCGCTGGTGGCGCTGCGCTTCACGGTGCCGGACCTGGCCGCCCAGCGGGCCTTCTGGGACGCCGTGGCGCCGCTGATCGGCTGGCACTCCGAGCGCGGAGCCCCCAACGAGGCCCATTATGGCGATGGGGCCCTGCGCTTGAGCTTCGTACCGGGCCAGGCGCCTCCGCCCTCGGGCGCGGTGATCACCCTGGGGGCGCCGTCCGCCCGCTCCGTCGAGCGGCTCCGGGCGCTGTTGGAGGCCTCCCACCCGGGTGCCGTGCAGGGGATCGAGCCCCAGCGGATCCGTTTCCAGGATGCATCCGGGCTGCTCTGGGAGTACACCGCCTAA
- a CDS encoding tetratricopeptide repeat protein, with amino-acid sequence MPHSFCSRLLPLILCLALFTAAKATAQIEAPSLIQEVDPDTQPADESDDSDVYEDEEPGPRRPGNKKPKGRNAEDDEPVAAPPTPTTPANPSPPGPTPTPTATPTTPAATPTAPTPAAPAAPTRAPPPPLLAPRVSDADLLVVWDNWKEARNKGDAPGAEQWRKALLKLRDEVAASDFDAFSVSLLREARARRDKGDLNGAVQLAESAAALSPNLPYARFSLADLYARRQITSVDRYAPEIQAGVTALMKDPRYLRPALADLGAMGLLALLATAVAVVGVLFVRRVRYFVHDFHHLFPRGMGRWQSLAVAVTVLAMPFLLRLGILPVLLVLFGAVVLYLTMAERAVAAVLVALAGLIPLAGGHIARATAFAGTVAEDVYVLERGGFAGDDAVARVLTRHSEKAATFAELFAVGRYQGRRGQLEEAVTAYKAASDVLGRRNAMLLTNYANVLLASGDAEAAARLYQEASQADGTLAAPSYNLAQIYRRRARAVPDNEVGAELERAAETMTVAQRLDSTLVGRDVPPDDRMLVNQLLLSPTLPRSEMMFLADGSVAGRRVESQLDRVLLGASGMTARLYPAVLVVLLFLWGSARDRLRASKSCDKCGRPVCRRCDPDLGAGAFMCSQCTNVFARKGVVPEPLRARKQAEVQRHQTWMGRAALAMGALVSGAGHVFAGLPIRGAIYTFLFLLAVSVVVLRDGLLKAPYGDAPVYLKLLPVALLLLPLYLLSLRGLRKRQAQ; translated from the coding sequence ATGCCTCACTCCTTTTGTTCGCGCCTGCTGCCGCTGATCCTTTGTCTCGCGCTGTTCACCGCGGCGAAGGCGACTGCTCAGATCGAAGCGCCCTCGCTCATCCAAGAAGTGGACCCCGACACCCAGCCGGCCGACGAGTCGGATGACTCGGATGTCTACGAGGACGAAGAGCCAGGTCCGCGCCGCCCTGGAAACAAGAAGCCCAAGGGTCGCAACGCCGAGGACGACGAGCCCGTCGCGGCGCCGCCGACTCCGACGACCCCGGCCAATCCGAGCCCGCCCGGGCCGACGCCGACTCCCACCGCGACGCCGACCACTCCGGCGGCAACGCCTACGGCCCCGACTCCGGCGGCACCCGCGGCTCCTACCCGTGCGCCGCCGCCGCCCCTGCTGGCGCCGCGCGTCTCCGATGCGGATCTGCTCGTCGTCTGGGACAACTGGAAGGAAGCCCGGAACAAGGGAGATGCCCCCGGAGCCGAGCAGTGGCGCAAGGCGCTGCTGAAGCTGCGCGATGAGGTGGCCGCCTCGGACTTCGATGCCTTCAGCGTGAGCCTGCTGCGCGAGGCCCGCGCCAGACGGGACAAGGGCGACCTCAACGGGGCGGTGCAGCTGGCCGAGTCCGCGGCGGCGCTCTCGCCGAACCTGCCCTATGCGCGCTTCTCGCTGGCGGATCTGTACGCGCGCCGCCAGATCACCTCGGTGGACCGGTACGCGCCGGAGATCCAGGCCGGCGTCACCGCGCTGATGAAGGATCCCCGCTACCTGCGGCCGGCCCTGGCGGACCTCGGCGCCATGGGGCTGCTGGCCCTGCTGGCCACGGCGGTGGCGGTGGTGGGCGTGCTCTTCGTGCGGCGGGTGCGCTACTTCGTGCATGACTTCCACCACCTGTTCCCGCGCGGCATGGGCCGCTGGCAGTCCCTCGCGGTGGCGGTGACGGTGCTGGCCATGCCCTTCCTGCTGCGGCTGGGCATCCTGCCGGTGCTGCTGGTGCTGTTCGGCGCGGTGGTGCTCTACCTGACGATGGCCGAGCGCGCGGTGGCGGCGGTGCTGGTGGCGCTGGCGGGGTTGATCCCCCTGGCCGGAGGACACATCGCTCGCGCCACGGCCTTCGCGGGCACGGTGGCCGAGGACGTCTACGTGCTGGAGCGTGGTGGGTTCGCCGGGGATGACGCGGTGGCCCGGGTGCTCACGCGCCACTCCGAGAAGGCGGCCACCTTCGCCGAGCTCTTCGCCGTGGGGCGCTACCAGGGCCGTCGTGGGCAGCTTGAGGAGGCCGTGACGGCCTACAAGGCGGCCTCGGACGTGCTCGGCCGGCGCAACGCGATGTTGCTCACCAACTACGCCAACGTGCTGCTGGCCTCGGGAGACGCCGAGGCCGCGGCCCGACTCTACCAGGAGGCCTCCCAGGCGGATGGCACGCTGGCGGCGCCCTCCTACAACCTGGCGCAGATCTACCGGCGCCGTGCCCGGGCCGTGCCCGACAACGAGGTGGGAGCCGAGCTCGAGCGCGCCGCGGAGACGATGACGGTGGCGCAGCGGCTGGACTCCACCTTGGTGGGGCGCGATGTGCCGCCGGATGACCGGATGCTGGTGAACCAGCTGCTGCTGTCGCCCACGCTTCCGCGCTCCGAGATGATGTTCCTGGCCGACGGCTCCGTGGCGGGGCGTCGCGTCGAGTCGCAGCTCGATCGCGTGCTGCTGGGCGCCTCGGGCATGACGGCGCGGCTCTACCCGGCGGTGCTGGTGGTGCTCCTGTTCCTCTGGGGCTCGGCGCGCGACCGGCTGCGGGCCTCGAAGTCCTGCGACAAGTGCGGGCGCCCGGTGTGCCGGCGGTGCGATCCGGACCTGGGCGCGGGCGCCTTCATGTGCAGCCAATGCACCAACGTGTTCGCCCGCAAGGGTGTGGTGCCCGAGCCGCTCCGGGCGCGCAAGCAGGCGGAGGTGCAGCGCCATCAGACGTGGATGGGGCGGGCCGCGCTGGCGATGGGGGCCCTGGTGTCCGGGGCCGGCCACGTCTTCGCGGGGCTGCCGATCCGCGGCGCCATCTACACCTTCCTCTTCCTGCTGGCCGTGTCCGTCGTGGTGCTGCGCGACGGGCTGCTCAAGGCCCCGTACGGCGATGCGCCGGTGTACCTCAAGCTGTTGCCGGTGGCGCTCCTCCTCCTTCCCCTCTATCTCCTGTCGCTGCGCGGGCTGCGCAAGCGTCAGGCGCAGTAG
- a CDS encoding DUF4388 domain-containing protein, whose translation MALQGTLKDFGIADILQLIGQQQKTGQLCLANKEQEVNVFFKDGNIVRVESVTRKKKDLIGNMLVRAEVITETQLDESLETQRRTLKRLGDVLVSSGALTADRFKKMMQLQATETLYRLFSWDAGTYEFKAEPVESDSEAITPLRAESVLMEGFRMVDEWPVIRRKINRLDMLFECTRELPPPVHKEEDLDAAFDDAFAEKKKDENKGEFKSVGDSERRVYEEIARVPGRDVRKLIDVSCLGEFETCKALLNLINLDYIRPLTAGGQAAASDRESILAKIGGSLGRLGASMATLGAILFLVMQLSGSLSLASSPASSFADPAAQRFISRAQIKRIEAALEVYRLEKGEVPPNLESLVQAGLLQPTELSYPWREPYHYRRLAAREFVLLPPVY comes from the coding sequence ATGGCCCTTCAGGGAACACTCAAGGACTTCGGGATCGCCGACATCCTGCAGCTCATTGGCCAGCAGCAGAAGACAGGGCAGTTGTGCCTGGCCAACAAGGAGCAGGAGGTCAACGTCTTCTTCAAGGACGGCAACATCGTCCGCGTGGAGAGCGTCACCCGGAAGAAGAAGGACCTCATCGGCAACATGCTGGTGCGCGCCGAGGTCATCACCGAGACCCAGCTCGACGAGTCGCTGGAGACGCAGCGCCGCACCCTCAAGCGCCTGGGCGACGTGCTCGTCTCCAGTGGGGCGCTCACGGCCGACCGCTTCAAGAAGATGATGCAGCTGCAGGCCACCGAGACGCTCTATCGGCTCTTCAGCTGGGATGCGGGTACCTACGAGTTCAAGGCCGAGCCCGTCGAGTCGGACTCCGAAGCCATCACGCCGCTGCGCGCCGAGTCGGTGCTGATGGAAGGCTTCCGGATGGTCGACGAGTGGCCCGTCATCCGGAGGAAGATCAACCGCCTGGACATGCTGTTCGAATGCACCCGGGAACTGCCGCCTCCCGTCCACAAGGAGGAGGATCTCGACGCCGCCTTCGATGACGCCTTCGCCGAGAAGAAGAAGGACGAGAACAAGGGCGAGTTCAAGTCGGTGGGTGACTCGGAGCGGCGCGTCTACGAGGAGATCGCGCGGGTGCCGGGCCGGGACGTGCGCAAGCTCATCGACGTCTCCTGCCTGGGCGAGTTCGAGACCTGCAAGGCGCTGCTCAACCTCATCAACCTGGACTACATCCGCCCCCTCACCGCGGGTGGCCAGGCTGCGGCCTCCGACCGCGAAAGCATCCTGGCGAAGATCGGCGGGAGCCTGGGGCGGCTGGGCGCCAGCATGGCCACGCTGGGCGCCATCCTCTTCCTGGTGATGCAGCTGTCCGGGAGCCTGTCCCTGGCCAGCTCGCCTGCCTCCTCGTTCGCCGACCCCGCGGCCCAGCGCTTCATCTCCCGGGCGCAGATCAAGCGGATTGAGGCCGCCCTGGAGGTGTACCGCTTGGAGAAGGGCGAGGTACCCCCTAATTTGGAAAGCCTCGTCCAAGCGGGGTTGTTACAGCCAACAGAGCTGAGCTACCCGTGGAGGGAGCCGTACCATTACAGGCGCCTGGCTGCTCGAGAGTTCGTCCTGCTGCCACCCGTGTACTAG
- a CDS encoding PhoH family protein, giving the protein MRNPATLEAPAVRPTSAKVDVRDNETALALCGNQNENLKLMERRLGVRVGQRGTELHLSGPADAVAFAVRLVENLEGMIRAGRTVYREDVEQGIKVLGRGGAESLQEVMLGPVLKSSGNRQIAPKSLAQKRYVEAIRAHDIVFGIGPAGTGKTYLAMAMAVAFLQERKVKRIILARPAVEAGEKLGFLPGDLAEKVNPYLRPLYDALHDMMAGERAAQLVEQGVIEVAPLAFMRGRTLNDAFVILDEAQNTTVEQMKMFLTRLGYNSKAVVTGDVTQVDLPIGKMSGLNHARAILKNIDGINFSEFTEVDVVRHPLVQEVIRAYDKAESAKAEAAKEQAAQEAQDPSEAETPEVEEPIAT; this is encoded by the coding sequence TTGAGAAACCCCGCCACGTTGGAAGCGCCTGCTGTTCGCCCAACCTCTGCCAAGGTCGATGTCCGCGATAACGAGACGGCCCTGGCCCTGTGCGGCAATCAGAACGAGAACCTGAAGCTCATGGAGCGCCGGCTGGGCGTGCGAGTCGGCCAGCGTGGCACCGAGCTTCATCTGTCCGGTCCCGCCGATGCGGTGGCCTTCGCGGTACGCCTCGTGGAGAACCTCGAGGGGATGATTCGCGCCGGCCGCACCGTGTACCGCGAGGATGTGGAGCAGGGCATCAAGGTGCTGGGGCGGGGCGGTGCCGAGTCGCTGCAGGAGGTCATGCTCGGCCCCGTGCTCAAGAGCTCCGGGAACCGGCAGATCGCTCCCAAGAGCCTGGCCCAGAAGCGCTACGTCGAGGCCATTCGCGCCCACGACATCGTCTTCGGTATCGGCCCCGCGGGTACGGGAAAGACCTACCTCGCCATGGCCATGGCGGTGGCCTTCCTCCAGGAGCGCAAGGTCAAGCGCATCATCCTGGCGCGCCCCGCCGTGGAAGCCGGTGAGAAGCTCGGCTTCCTGCCCGGAGACCTGGCGGAGAAGGTGAACCCGTACCTGAGACCGCTCTATGACGCGCTGCACGACATGATGGCGGGCGAGCGCGCCGCGCAGCTGGTGGAGCAGGGCGTCATCGAAGTGGCTCCGCTGGCCTTCATGCGTGGCCGTACGCTCAATGATGCGTTCGTCATCCTCGACGAGGCGCAGAACACCACCGTCGAGCAGATGAAGATGTTCCTCACCCGCCTGGGCTACAACAGCAAGGCGGTGGTGACGGGCGACGTGACGCAGGTGGACCTGCCCATCGGGAAGATGTCCGGCCTGAACCACGCGCGCGCCATCCTGAAGAACATCGACGGCATCAACTTCTCCGAGTTCACGGAGGTGGATGTGGTACGCCACCCCCTGGTGCAGGAAGTCATTCGCGCCTACGACAAGGCCGAGTCGGCCAAGGCCGAAGCGGCCAAGGAGCAGGCGGCCCAGGAGGCGCAGGACCCTTCCGAGGCTGAGACTCCCGAAGTCGAGGAGCCCATCGCCACGTGA
- a CDS encoding HD family phosphohydrolase, whose protein sequence is MAEPESSTPRPSPLDTLTHRLGLDGRVWGRRVTLLLLLLVVSVAAGFVISPGLYSQQIPALTQEHVGKPFRANSPAGFKTGRDYDIRYDAMTEQRRQEARGAVRPVYDLNPEVVEKVRTTVKGAFSEMRSRLATKAAEESDNGGEGEAEVRKPRKPVPPTAEELERVRKERELMQGDLQELLFGQRDSALETEDFQALVSNGFSAEAEAATLALLERAYGSERGKVFIASSREELAREGPQGITVRDVRHSGEQTLPGTAPGVMDVREAHSELDRFASIPGNLLPDAPGVQRRAVLRLAKRLVRPDLTINIAETNSRRLKAVEAVKDAVISLKKGQRVIGDGELVNETHLVILQGMRAQTDRLDLLQLQVGGTGLVALLVAASFVFCRTAFRRFRPTRKDGVLLGLLLVAMLGLLQLWVSIADAVQDRYTALPIEALYYAFPVAAGAMLVRFILSEELSLFFAIVLASLTGVMLGNSLSFGIFALIGALVAADRITRARDRVGIFKAGLITGLVNLVAVLCLFLGEGKGLNGDTLLTAVFACLGAALAVPVMVMALTPLIEATFGYASDIKLLELANLNHPALKELIVQAPGTYHHSIIIGTLVENAAEAIGANPLLARSCAYYHDIGKGRNPLYFGENQKGDNRHDSLAPAMSAVIIKRHVTEGLEMARQYRLPKLVADAIPQHHGTRLVGYFFHKAVKEQEGKEGAQPIDESIYRYPGPKPQFREAALVMIADAVEASTRAMPEPTTPKLQAQVQKMINLIFSEGQLDECDLTLKDLNLIASSFLHTLEGIYHARPQYPAGALVGGQKGAALVVAPPPKSDSKAKTA, encoded by the coding sequence ATGGCTGAACCGGAATCATCCACTCCCAGGCCCAGTCCCCTGGACACGCTGACCCACCGGCTCGGGCTGGACGGTAGGGTCTGGGGTCGGCGTGTGACGTTGCTGTTGCTGCTGCTGGTGGTCTCGGTGGCGGCGGGCTTCGTCATCTCCCCCGGGCTCTACAGCCAGCAGATCCCCGCCCTCACCCAGGAGCACGTCGGCAAGCCCTTCCGGGCCAACTCGCCGGCGGGCTTCAAGACCGGGCGGGACTACGACATCCGCTATGACGCGATGACGGAGCAGCGGCGCCAGGAGGCCCGCGGCGCCGTGCGCCCGGTGTACGACCTGAACCCGGAGGTGGTGGAGAAGGTCCGCACCACCGTGAAGGGCGCCTTCTCCGAGATGCGCTCGCGGCTGGCCACGAAAGCCGCCGAGGAGAGCGACAACGGTGGGGAAGGGGAGGCGGAGGTGCGCAAGCCCCGCAAGCCCGTGCCGCCCACCGCCGAGGAGCTGGAGCGCGTGCGCAAGGAGCGCGAGCTGATGCAGGGGGACCTGCAGGAGCTGCTCTTCGGCCAGCGCGACTCGGCGCTGGAGACGGAGGACTTCCAGGCGCTGGTGTCCAACGGGTTCTCGGCGGAGGCCGAGGCGGCGACGCTGGCGCTGTTGGAGCGGGCCTATGGCTCGGAGCGAGGGAAGGTCTTCATCGCCAGCTCTCGTGAGGAGCTGGCGCGCGAGGGGCCGCAGGGCATCACCGTGCGCGATGTCCGCCACAGCGGGGAGCAGACGCTGCCGGGGACCGCGCCGGGCGTGATGGATGTGCGCGAGGCCCACTCGGAGCTGGACCGCTTCGCCTCCATCCCGGGCAACCTGCTGCCGGACGCGCCGGGCGTGCAGCGCCGGGCGGTGCTGCGGCTGGCCAAGCGGCTGGTTCGGCCGGACCTGACCATCAACATCGCGGAGACGAACTCTCGCCGGCTCAAGGCGGTCGAGGCGGTGAAGGACGCGGTCATCTCCTTGAAGAAGGGCCAGCGCGTCATCGGTGACGGGGAGCTGGTCAACGAGACGCACCTGGTCATCCTCCAGGGGATGCGGGCGCAGACGGACCGGTTGGATCTGCTGCAATTGCAGGTGGGCGGCACGGGCCTGGTGGCGCTGCTGGTCGCCGCCTCCTTCGTCTTCTGCCGCACGGCGTTCCGGCGCTTCCGGCCCACGCGCAAGGATGGGGTGCTGCTGGGGCTGTTGCTGGTGGCGATGCTGGGGCTGCTGCAGCTGTGGGTGTCCATCGCGGACGCGGTGCAGGACCGGTACACGGCGCTGCCCATCGAGGCGCTGTACTACGCCTTCCCGGTGGCGGCGGGCGCCATGCTGGTGCGCTTCATCCTCTCCGAGGAGCTGTCGCTCTTCTTCGCCATCGTGCTGGCGAGCCTGACGGGCGTCATGCTGGGCAACTCGCTGTCCTTCGGCATCTTCGCGCTGATAGGCGCGCTGGTGGCGGCCGATCGCATCACCCGGGCGCGGGACCGGGTGGGCATCTTCAAGGCGGGCTTGATTACCGGCCTGGTGAACCTGGTGGCCGTGCTCTGCCTCTTCCTGGGAGAGGGCAAGGGGCTCAACGGGGACACGCTGCTGACGGCGGTGTTCGCCTGCCTGGGCGCGGCACTGGCGGTGCCGGTGATGGTGATGGCGCTTACGCCGCTCATCGAGGCGACGTTCGGCTACGCCTCGGACATCAAGCTGCTGGAGCTGGCCAACCTCAACCACCCGGCGCTCAAGGAGCTCATCGTCCAGGCGCCGGGCACCTACCACCACTCGATCATCATCGGCACGCTGGTGGAGAACGCGGCGGAGGCCATCGGCGCCAACCCGCTGCTGGCGCGCTCGTGCGCCTACTACCATGACATCGGAAAGGGCCGGAACCCGCTCTACTTCGGGGAGAACCAGAAGGGCGATAACCGGCACGACTCGCTGGCACCGGCGATGAGCGCGGTCATCATCAAGCGCCACGTGACGGAAGGCCTGGAGATGGCGCGGCAGTACCGGCTGCCCAAGCTGGTGGCGGATGCGATTCCGCAGCACCACGGCACGCGGCTGGTGGGCTACTTCTTCCACAAGGCGGTCAAGGAGCAGGAGGGCAAGGAAGGCGCTCAGCCGATCGATGAGAGCATCTATCGGTACCCCGGCCCCAAGCCCCAGTTCCGCGAGGCAGCGCTGGTGATGATCGCCGACGCGGTGGAGGCCTCCACGCGGGCCATGCCCGAGCCGACGACGCCGAAGCTGCAGGCGCAGGTGCAGAAGATGATCAACCTCATCTTCTCCGAGGGGCAGCTGGATGAGTGTGACTTGACGCTGAAGGATCTCAACCTCATCGCCAGCTCCTTCCTGCACACGCTCGAGGGCATCTACCACGCGCGCCCGCAGTACCCGGCGGGCGCACTGGTGGGAGGCCAGAAGGGGGCGGCGCTGGTGGTGGCCCCTCCGCCCAAGTCGGACAGCAAGGCGAAGACGGCCTGA
- the ybeY gene encoding rRNA maturation RNase YbeY: MRLRKGKLIPREDGKRIEEFIGAATTGSASASVARMLAPPGWSEPAQKPEFDEVVLVLLGELTIVIDGKRERIGPGEVGWVPRGRRVLYRNDGQGACDYWSICAPAFRPELAHVEAAESEPQANHVTVQVAHAQGEAMEKSLESLGRAYLERLGLSGCELSLSLVGDRAIRRLNRTWRKKDKATDVLSFPAGDLPKGTPGPRQLGDVVISLDTAKRQAKEYGRTLEAEVARYLAHGLLHLLGHDHERPQDARKMAALEEKLLGGSGMVSDAVRAGRARRLV; the protein is encoded by the coding sequence GTGAGGCTGCGCAAGGGAAAGCTGATCCCCCGAGAGGACGGCAAGCGCATCGAGGAGTTCATCGGCGCGGCCACCACGGGGAGCGCCTCCGCGTCAGTGGCGCGGATGCTGGCGCCGCCGGGCTGGTCCGAGCCGGCGCAGAAGCCCGAGTTCGACGAGGTGGTGCTCGTGCTGCTCGGCGAGCTGACGATCGTCATCGACGGCAAGCGCGAGCGCATCGGCCCGGGCGAGGTGGGGTGGGTGCCGCGAGGCCGGCGTGTCCTGTACCGCAATGACGGGCAGGGGGCGTGTGACTACTGGTCCATCTGCGCGCCGGCGTTCCGGCCCGAATTGGCGCACGTCGAGGCGGCCGAGTCGGAGCCGCAGGCCAACCACGTCACGGTGCAGGTGGCGCACGCCCAGGGCGAGGCGATGGAGAAGTCCCTGGAGTCGCTGGGGCGCGCGTACCTGGAGCGGCTGGGCCTGAGCGGGTGTGAGCTGTCCCTGTCGCTGGTGGGAGACCGAGCCATCCGCCGGCTCAACCGGACGTGGCGCAAGAAGGACAAGGCCACGGACGTGCTGAGCTTCCCGGCGGGCGACCTCCCCAAGGGCACTCCGGGGCCCAGGCAGCTGGGGGACGTGGTCATCTCGCTGGATACGGCGAAGCGGCAAGCGAAGGAGTACGGCCGCACGCTGGAGGCGGAGGTGGCGCGCTACCTCGCGCACGGGCTGCTGCACCTGCTGGGGCATGACCATGAGCGCCCGCAGGACGCCCGGAAGATGGCCGCGCTGGAGGAGAAGTTGCTGGGTGGCAGCGGCATGGTCTCGGACGCCGTGCGCGCGGGGCGAGCCCGCCGGCTCGTGTGA